A region from the bacterium genome encodes:
- a CDS encoding molybdopterin-dependent oxidoreductase: MSDNSESNRENRSPHHLSGHLHLSGTSRFVDDMPTGTPKLYAKLLFSQHAHARIVNVDVTEAKKIVGISAVLTHHDIPGVNQIGHIQPDEPLLAASEVLYIGQPIAIVIAETLWIAEQGVNAIQIEYEPLEPVLTIAEAIARNSLFVQPRIIARGNLADGFAEADCIVEETLTTGGQEHFYLETQRCLAVPGEDREITLYSSTQSASEVQEIAARVLGLQCSDIVVDVPRIGGGFGGKERSPVLWSCLAALGCNRTGKPVELVLNRKEDMIATGKRHPFEIRFRIGCKYDGRITAYEVELNANGGACVDLSLAILDRAMLHADNAYFLPNVKITGRACRTNLPPNTAFRGFGAPQGIFAIETAIERIAEKLHLDPLTIRLRNLYESGQTTPFGEIVQEASNRALLTQLTKDAKYEELLADNAKFNAEHSDVKRGVSILPIKFGISFTASFLNQASALVWIYQDGTVSLSHGGIEMGQALNTKVAQVVSAELGISLSHIRVESSNTKRVGNASPTAASSGSDLNGNAARTAAIELRNRLANVAAVKYEKEFHQSVTVDEIVFLDNQVYATNFPQRVYSFVEIIHTAYLERVPLGAHGYYRTPDIFFDREKYHGSPFFYFVYGCGLVHVEIDLRNGNFRMLDVHLLHECGKSLNPEIDRGQIVGAFTQGVGWCTMEELPYDPEKGHYLAISPSTYKLPTIQDVPERMTVELVECEREYASVRQSKGIGEPPLIYGEACFFAIQNALASIAKTGTPVKLSHPATPEAILLAAEKLRDATNQ; this comes from the coding sequence ATGAGTGACAACTCCGAATCCAATCGTGAAAATCGTTCTCCCCACCATCTCTCGGGACATTTACATCTCAGTGGTACATCGCGGTTTGTCGACGATATGCCAACCGGCACACCGAAACTGTATGCGAAATTGTTGTTTAGTCAGCATGCCCATGCCCGAATCGTTAATGTCGACGTAACAGAAGCGAAAAAAATCGTGGGCATATCGGCGGTACTAACCCATCACGATATTCCTGGTGTAAACCAGATTGGACACATTCAACCCGATGAACCGTTATTAGCAGCCTCCGAAGTACTTTACATCGGACAACCGATAGCGATTGTTATCGCCGAAACGTTGTGGATAGCCGAACAAGGCGTGAATGCGATTCAAATCGAATATGAACCGTTAGAACCAGTGCTCACAATCGCCGAAGCGATTGCGCGAAACAGTTTGTTTGTTCAACCCCGCATCATCGCGCGCGGCAATCTCGCGGACGGCTTCGCCGAGGCGGATTGCATTGTCGAAGAAACGTTAACAACCGGCGGACAGGAACATTTCTATCTTGAGACGCAACGTTGCCTCGCAGTACCGGGCGAAGACCGTGAAATCACTTTGTATTCGTCGACCCAGAGTGCATCGGAAGTGCAGGAAATCGCGGCACGAGTGTTGGGATTACAGTGTTCGGATATCGTCGTCGACGTTCCCCGTATCGGTGGCGGTTTTGGTGGAAAAGAACGTTCTCCAGTGCTCTGGTCATGCCTTGCCGCGCTTGGGTGTAATCGCACAGGGAAGCCGGTGGAACTTGTCCTCAATCGCAAAGAGGACATGATTGCAACCGGGAAACGACACCCCTTCGAGATTCGCTTCCGCATCGGTTGTAAGTATGATGGGCGTATCACCGCTTACGAAGTGGAACTCAATGCGAATGGCGGAGCATGCGTCGATTTGTCGCTGGCAATTCTGGATCGAGCGATGTTGCACGCCGACAACGCATATTTCTTACCGAATGTTAAAATCACTGGCCGAGCCTGTCGCACGAATTTGCCGCCGAACACTGCGTTCCGCGGCTTTGGCGCACCGCAGGGAATATTTGCGATCGAAACGGCTATCGAACGGATTGCGGAGAAGCTACATCTCGACCCGTTAACGATTCGCCTACGAAATCTTTATGAAAGTGGGCAAACTACCCCCTTCGGTGAAATCGTGCAGGAAGCGTCCAACCGCGCATTGCTCACTCAATTAACCAAAGACGCGAAGTACGAGGAGCTGCTCGCCGACAACGCGAAATTCAACGCTGAGCATTCCGATGTCAAACGGGGTGTATCGATCCTTCCGATAAAATTCGGAATATCCTTTACAGCATCGTTTCTAAATCAAGCATCGGCGTTGGTGTGGATTTATCAGGATGGCACCGTATCGCTCAGTCACGGCGGTATTGAGATGGGTCAGGCGCTGAATACCAAAGTCGCGCAAGTTGTTTCAGCGGAATTGGGTATCTCGCTCTCGCATATCCGGGTCGAGTCGTCGAATACAAAACGGGTCGGCAACGCTTCGCCGACCGCGGCATCCTCCGGCAGCGACTTGAACGGAAATGCCGCCCGTACAGCCGCGATTGAGCTTCGTAATCGGTTAGCGAATGTCGCTGCTGTAAAGTATGAGAAAGAGTTTCACCAGTCCGTTACGGTTGACGAGATAGTTTTTCTGGACAATCAAGTTTACGCAACAAATTTTCCCCAGCGGGTTTACTCATTTGTCGAAATAATTCATACAGCCTATTTGGAGCGAGTGCCGTTAGGCGCTCACGGATACTATCGCACACCGGATATTTTCTTTGATCGCGAGAAGTATCATGGTTCGCCATTTTTCTATTTCGTGTATGGGTGCGGACTCGTACATGTAGAAATCGATTTGAGGAATGGCAATTTTCGGATGCTCGATGTCCACCTATTGCATGAATGCGGCAAATCGCTTAATCCGGAAATCGACCGCGGACAAATCGTTGGCGCATTTACGCAAGGAGTCGGCTGGTGTACGATGGAAGAACTTCCTTACGACCCAGAGAAGGGACATTACTTAGCAATCTCTCCGTCAACATACAAGTTGCCAACCATCCAGGATGTACCCGAGCGAATGACCGTTGAATTGGTGGAATGTGAACGGGAGTATGCCAGCGTCCGGCAAAGTAAAGGCATCGGCGAGCCGCCCTTGATCTATGGCGAAGCTTGTTTCTTTGCAATTCAGAATGCACTTGCATCGATCGCAAAGACGGGAACTCCCGTGAAGCTTTCACACCCAGCAACACCGGAAGCAATTCTACTGGCTGCGGAAAAATTGCGCGACGCGACGAACCAGTAA
- a CDS encoding FAD binding domain-containing protein, producing the protein MEVANRNYRIAFYLNGALREESVRPDETALELLRERMHLRGVKEGCAEGDCGACTIAIGEWNHQHFRYRAINSCLFAAIQLHGKVVITVEGLADSGSLHLIQQKLLDNHAVQCGYCTPGIVMSMFCLFAEIADPTEQQIKTALEGNLCRCTGYITILSAARDITHTLQRNSPNAILPDYCTEVAMQLQSFAKKIEPHFQNSKEIRETISYHKPVSYSELTTVLSSLTRNEFRFVNGGTDVFVEQNVHRKFAQHLIDLSTIPELKRLERVGDNVFIGGAVTMQELLTSLDIRQHLPMLCDALQMLGSHQIRNVATLAGNVAHASPIADGSVALLAYGAIIELLSPRGTREIPIDDFYLDYRKTALQPDEVITTIRIPVASDFASFWKSSKRVAVDIASVNSAFTANIIDGRIVACRFAFGGVAKTPMLCNDLPQLLLRRIPDETVIRECQDTVLRVFHPISDVRGSAEYRRILLKNHIRYHLSKLTASVKSIGGNHE; encoded by the coding sequence ATGGAAGTAGCGAACAGAAACTACCGAATCGCTTTTTACCTCAATGGAGCATTGCGGGAGGAATCCGTTCGTCCCGATGAAACGGCATTGGAATTGCTGCGGGAACGAATGCATTTGCGTGGGGTTAAGGAAGGTTGTGCCGAAGGGGATTGCGGCGCCTGTACCATTGCAATCGGAGAGTGGAACCACCAACACTTCCGGTATCGTGCTATTAACTCCTGTCTATTTGCGGCAATTCAGTTACATGGTAAAGTAGTGATAACCGTAGAGGGGTTGGCTGACAGCGGTTCCCTCCACTTGATCCAACAGAAACTCTTGGATAATCATGCGGTACAATGCGGGTATTGTACGCCCGGGATTGTCATGTCGATGTTTTGTTTGTTCGCTGAAATCGCGGATCCAACCGAACAGCAAATAAAGACTGCGTTAGAAGGAAATCTATGTCGGTGCACCGGTTACATAACGATTCTGAGTGCCGCACGCGATATTACCCATACGCTACAACGCAATTCTCCGAATGCAATTCTTCCCGATTACTGCACCGAAGTTGCAATGCAATTACAATCGTTTGCAAAAAAAATCGAACCACACTTCCAAAACAGCAAAGAGATCCGCGAAACGATTTCCTATCACAAGCCTGTATCTTATTCCGAGTTGACCACCGTTCTATCTTCGCTCACAAGAAATGAGTTCCGCTTTGTAAATGGGGGCACAGATGTTTTTGTCGAACAAAATGTTCATCGAAAATTTGCGCAACACTTAATCGATCTATCAACAATCCCGGAGTTGAAACGGTTGGAACGGGTTGGGGATAACGTTTTCATCGGTGGCGCAGTGACAATGCAGGAGTTGTTGACGAGTTTGGACATTCGTCAGCATTTACCGATGCTTTGTGACGCGTTACAGATGCTTGGTTCCCATCAAATCCGCAATGTCGCGACGTTAGCCGGCAATGTTGCTCATGCTTCACCCATTGCCGATGGCTCGGTCGCACTACTGGCGTATGGCGCAATTATCGAGTTGTTATCTCCCCGCGGTACCCGCGAAATACCGATAGATGACTTTTATCTCGATTACCGGAAAACAGCGCTGCAACCGGATGAGGTGATAACAACTATCCGAATTCCTGTTGCAAGTGATTTTGCATCTTTTTGGAAATCGTCGAAACGGGTGGCCGTAGATATCGCCTCCGTTAACTCTGCATTCACTGCAAACATCATCGATGGTCGCATCGTGGCATGTCGGTTCGCCTTTGGTGGTGTTGCTAAGACACCGATGTTGTGTAACGATTTACCGCAATTATTGCTTAGGAGAATTCCCGACGAAACAGTGATTCGAGAATGCCAAGACACTGTATTGCGAGTGTTTCATCCAATCTCGGATGTGCGTGGTTCGGCAGAATACCGTCGAATCCTCCTCAAGAATCATATTCGCTACCATCTATCGAAGCTTACTGCGAGCGTAAAATCAATCGGAGGAAATCATGAGTGA